From the genome of Anopheles moucheti chromosome 3, idAnoMoucSN_F20_07, whole genome shotgun sequence, one region includes:
- the LOC128304272 gene encoding insulin-like growth factor-binding protein complex acid labile subunit — MVKLCVVLVMVAIALPQSAFSKQLVCTMEPNRSCSLIGAKVSPDEITSTEFTSSNPSSLTRVQFARSSLAAIPPAMFQTFTKLETLNATASDIKQVQSNNFAGAKSLQSLFLDGNKIHDLPREAFFGAHRLQLLDLSNNAITTIDGTAFKRLRDLKTLLLGGNKITALDASVFDDLSELENLELQQNALSSISDAVFGGCPSLTTLNVSRNALKSFNLAQFERRWNFDLIDASHNHLASVRIPPNLRQLVAIGNGIRTVESTAVNGSELILLKLPHNKLTSMDDLPVFNKLISLDLSFNAIREFDFRSVARFGKLVLLKLDGNQLGSLSNGLTEPITHLKYVHLADNQFVHLDLDVLRTVPRVLKLDLRRNMLERLTVTDLSGSFPVMVRMMLEGNRFGCEDSQPLLKQLKGSITAYAMTRADCRKDQNLIDGICCS; from the exons ATGGTTAaactgtgtgttgttttggt GATGGTAGCCATCGCGCTACCTCAAAGCGCCTTTTCGAAACAACTCGTTTGTACCATGGAGCCGAACCGAAGCTGCAGCTTGATCGGCGCAAAAGTGTCCCCGGACGAGATCACGTCAACCGAATTCACCAGCTCAAACCCATCCTCCCTCACCAGGGTACAGTTCGCGCGCTCCTCACTAGCAGCAATTCCGCCGGCCATGTTCCAAACCTTCACCAAGCTGGAAACACTCAACGCAACCGCCAGCGACATTAAGCAAGTGCAGTCGAACAATTTCGCCGGTGCAAAATCACTGCAATCGCTGTTCCTGGACGGCAACAAGATTCACGATTTACCGCGCGAAGCATTTTTCGGTGCCCATCGGCTGCAGCTGCTAGACCTGTCGAACAATGCGATCACCACGATCGACGGCACAGCGTTCAAGCGGTTACGCGACCTGAAGACGTTGCTGCTgggtggaaataaaatcacCGCACTCGATGCTAGCGTGTTCGATGATTTATCCGAGCTGGAAAATTTGGAACTGCAACAGAATGCCCTGTCGTCGATCAGCGACGCAGTTTTCGGTGGATGTCCGTCACTAACGACGCTGAACGTATCACGCAACGCACTGAAATCGTTCAATTTGGCCCAGTTCGAGCGCCGTTGGAATTTTGATTTGATCGATGCCAGCCACAACCATCTCGCGTCGGTGAGAATCCCACCGAACCTGCGCCAACTGGTCGCAATCGGAAATGGAATCCGCACGGTGGAAAGCACGGCCGTAAATGGGTCGGAGCTGATACTTCTCAAGCTGCCGCACAACAAGCTGACGAGCATGGACGATCTGCCCGTGTTCAACAAGCTGATCAGCCTGGATCTGTCGTTCAATGCGATCCGTGAGTTTGATTTCCGTTCGGTCGCACGGTTCGGGAAGCTGGTGCTGCTCAAGCTGGATGGCAATCAGCTGGGCTCGCTGAGCAATGGATTGACGGAACCGATCACGCACCTCAAGTACGTCCATCTGGCCGACAACCAGTTCGTCCATCTCGATCTGGACGTGCTGCGGACGGTACCGCGCGTGCTTAAGCTGGATCTGCGTCGGAACATGCTGGAACGGCTCACGGTGACGGATTTGTCCGGCTCGTTCCCGGTGATGGTGCGCATGATGCTGGAGGGCAATCGGTTCGGTTGCGAAGATAGCCAGCCATTGCTGAAGCAGCTGAAAGGATCCATTACGGCGTACGCCATGACGCGCGCTGACTGTCGCAAGGATCAGAACCTTATCGATGGAATCTGTTGCTCGTAG